From Streptomyces sp. NBC_01754, a single genomic window includes:
- the rsmA gene encoding 16S rRNA (adenine(1518)-N(6)/adenine(1519)-N(6))-dimethyltransferase RsmA has protein sequence MSTTEPDALLGPADIRELAAALGVRPTKQRGQNFVIDANTVRRIVRTAEVRPEDVVVEVGPGLGSLTLALLEAAGRVVAVEIDDVLAGALPATVAARLPERADRFALVHRDAMSVTELPGPAPTALVANLPYNVAVPVLLTMLERFPSIERTLVMVQAEVADRLAARPGGKVYGVPSVKAAWYADVKRAGSIGRTVFWPAPNVDSGLVSLVRRTEPIATTASRAEVFAVVDAAFAQRRKTLRAALAGWAGSAAAAEAALVGAGVSPQARGEMLTVEEFAAVAENKPVVDEAPGSSS, from the coding sequence GTGAGCACCACAGAGCCCGACGCCCTCCTGGGCCCCGCAGACATCCGCGAGCTGGCCGCAGCGCTGGGCGTACGCCCCACCAAGCAGCGCGGGCAGAACTTCGTCATCGACGCCAACACGGTCCGCCGCATCGTCCGGACCGCCGAGGTGCGGCCCGAGGACGTGGTGGTCGAGGTCGGTCCCGGACTGGGTTCGCTGACCCTGGCCCTGCTGGAGGCGGCCGGCCGGGTCGTCGCCGTCGAGATCGACGACGTACTCGCGGGCGCGCTGCCGGCCACCGTGGCGGCCCGGCTCCCGGAGCGTGCCGACCGCTTCGCCCTGGTGCACCGCGACGCGATGTCGGTGACCGAACTGCCCGGCCCGGCGCCCACGGCGCTGGTCGCCAACCTCCCGTACAACGTGGCCGTGCCGGTGCTGCTCACCATGCTGGAGCGCTTCCCGTCCATCGAGCGGACGCTCGTGATGGTGCAGGCCGAGGTCGCCGACCGGCTGGCCGCCAGGCCCGGCGGCAAGGTCTACGGCGTGCCCTCCGTGAAGGCCGCCTGGTACGCGGACGTCAAACGCGCCGGGTCGATCGGGCGCACGGTGTTCTGGCCCGCGCCGAACGTCGACTCCGGGCTGGTCTCCCTGGTCCGGCGCACCGAACCGATCGCCACCACGGCGAGCCGGGCCGAGGTCTTCGCCGTCGTCGACGCGGCCTTCGCCCAGCGCCGCAAGACACTGCGCGCCGCGCTGGCGGGCTGGGCGGGCTCCGCCGCCGCCGCCGAGGCCGCCCTCGTCGGGGCGGGCGTCTCACCGCAGGCGCGGGGCGAGATGCTGACCGTCGAGGAGTTCGCCGCCGTCGCCGAGAACAAGCCCGTCGTGGACGAGGCGCCCGGGAGCAGCTCATGA
- a CDS encoding 4-(cytidine 5'-diphospho)-2-C-methyl-D-erythritol kinase, whose amino-acid sequence MSVTVRVPAKVNVRLAVGAARPDGFHDLANVFLAVGLYDEVTVAPADTLRVTCSGPDAAQVPLDATNLAARAATALAERHGVSPDVHIHIAKDIPVAGGMAGGSADGAAALVACDALWSTGASRDELLAVCAELGSDVPFSLIGGAALGVGRGERLTPVEVGGTFHWVFAVADGGLSTPAVYGEFDRLTSGTRVPEPVAPPALLAALRKGDTAALADALGNDLQAAALSLRPSLGDTLAAGTAAGALAALVSGSGPTTAFLAADAEAAREIAEALSASGTCRSTRVAVSPALGATVLEP is encoded by the coding sequence ATGAGCGTCACCGTCCGTGTCCCCGCCAAGGTCAACGTGCGGCTCGCCGTCGGCGCCGCGCGCCCCGACGGCTTCCACGACCTCGCCAACGTCTTCCTCGCCGTCGGCCTCTACGACGAGGTCACCGTCGCCCCCGCCGACACCCTGCGCGTCACCTGCTCCGGGCCGGACGCCGCGCAGGTGCCGCTGGACGCCACCAACCTGGCGGCCCGGGCCGCGACCGCGCTGGCCGAGCGCCACGGCGTCAGCCCCGACGTGCACATCCACATCGCGAAGGACATCCCCGTCGCCGGTGGCATGGCGGGCGGCAGCGCCGACGGCGCCGCCGCCCTGGTGGCCTGCGACGCCCTGTGGTCCACCGGCGCCTCCCGGGACGAACTGCTGGCCGTCTGCGCCGAGTTGGGCAGCGATGTGCCGTTCAGTCTGATCGGCGGGGCCGCGCTGGGCGTCGGGCGCGGCGAACGGCTCACCCCCGTCGAGGTCGGCGGCACCTTCCACTGGGTCTTCGCCGTCGCCGACGGCGGGCTCTCCACCCCCGCGGTGTACGGCGAGTTCGACCGGCTCACCTCGGGTACCCGGGTGCCCGAACCCGTCGCGCCGCCCGCGCTCCTGGCCGCCCTGCGCAAGGGCGACACCGCCGCGCTCGCGGACGCCCTCGGCAACGACCTCCAGGCCGCCGCGCTCTCCCTGCGCCCCTCGCTCGGGGACACCCTCGCCGCGGGCACCGCCGCGGGTGCCCTGGCCGCGCTGGTCTCGGGGTCGGGGCCGACCACGGCGTTCCTGGCCGCCGACGCGGAGGCGGCCCGGGAGATCGCCGAAGCGCTGTCCGCCTCGGGCACCTGCCGAAGCACACGGGTGGCCGTGTCCCCGGCACTGGGGGCGACGGTTCTGGAGCCGTAG
- a CDS encoding lipoprotein, which produces MRRGTGRALAGAVLAAVALAGCSSSAEGDAGAWTSSDGTGKNGDRGIGRPAAKGVELGGPGSACPLPVTFDLAKDWKPQAVEVEPGSGAAELAEQGTVTLVCEIDAKPAGNIGYLRVWAGTESGGDPRATLEAFVADEPNTVEAAYERTRAGSAAAVEVTYTVRDELLDGSKTERAFAVSTPEGPVVVHLGGLDPEEHRQMLPAYELAKKSLALG; this is translated from the coding sequence ATGAGGCGTGGTACGGGTCGTGCCCTGGCCGGGGCGGTGCTGGCGGCGGTGGCGCTGGCCGGCTGCTCGTCGTCGGCCGAGGGCGACGCCGGAGCGTGGACGTCCTCGGACGGCACGGGGAAGAACGGCGACCGGGGCATCGGCCGGCCGGCCGCGAAGGGCGTCGAACTGGGCGGCCCCGGCTCGGCCTGCCCGCTGCCGGTGACCTTCGATCTGGCGAAGGACTGGAAGCCGCAGGCCGTCGAGGTGGAACCGGGATCCGGGGCGGCGGAGCTGGCCGAGCAGGGCACGGTGACGCTGGTCTGCGAGATCGACGCGAAACCGGCCGGGAACATCGGCTACCTCCGGGTATGGGCCGGCACGGAGTCCGGCGGCGACCCCCGCGCCACGCTGGAGGCCTTCGTGGCGGACGAGCCGAACACGGTGGAGGCGGCGTACGAGCGGACCCGGGCGGGTTCGGCGGCCGCCGTGGAGGTCACGTACACGGTGCGCGACGAGCTGCTGGACGGTTCGAAGACGGAGCGCGCCTTCGCGGTCAGCACGCCCGAGGGCCCGGTCGTGGTGCACCTGGGTGGGCTGGACCCGGAGGAGCACCGGCAGATGCTGCCCGCGTACGAGCTGGCGAAGAAGAGCCTCGCCCTGGGCTGA
- a CDS encoding TatD family hydrolase, translated as MSRTEAPPLPEPLRVPVADSHTHLDMQDATVEEALARAAAVNVTTVVQVGCDVKGSRWAAETAAAHPRVHAAVALHPNEAPRIVHGDPDGWSRQGAREPGGAAALDEALAEIDALAALDHVRGVGETGLDHFRTGPEGIAAQEESFRAHIEIAKRHGKALVIHDREAHADVLRVLAEEGAPERTVFHCYSGDAEMARVCAAAGYFMSFAGNVTFKNAQPLRDALAVAPAELVLVETDAPFLTPAPYRGRPNAPYLVPVTLRAMAEVRGTDEDSLAAAVYDNTARAFDF; from the coding sequence ATGAGCCGTACCGAAGCCCCGCCGCTGCCCGAACCCCTGCGTGTCCCGGTCGCCGATTCGCACACCCACCTGGACATGCAGGACGCCACCGTCGAGGAGGCCCTGGCCCGCGCCGCGGCGGTCAACGTGACCACCGTCGTCCAGGTGGGCTGCGACGTGAAGGGCTCGCGGTGGGCCGCCGAGACCGCCGCCGCCCACCCCCGCGTGCACGCGGCCGTCGCCCTGCACCCCAACGAGGCGCCCCGCATCGTGCACGGGGACCCGGACGGCTGGTCCCGCCAGGGGGCACGGGAGCCGGGCGGCGCGGCGGCCCTGGACGAGGCGCTCGCCGAGATCGACGCGCTGGCCGCCCTGGACCACGTACGGGGCGTCGGCGAGACCGGCCTCGACCACTTCCGTACGGGCCCCGAGGGCATCGCCGCCCAGGAGGAGTCCTTCCGGGCCCATATCGAGATCGCCAAGCGGCACGGCAAGGCGCTGGTCATCCACGACCGGGAGGCCCACGCCGACGTGCTGCGCGTCCTCGCCGAGGAGGGCGCGCCGGAACGGACCGTCTTCCACTGCTACTCCGGGGACGCCGAGATGGCCCGCGTCTGCGCGGCGGCCGGATACTTCATGTCCTTCGCCGGCAACGTCACCTTCAAGAACGCCCAGCCGCTGAGGGACGCGCTGGCGGTGGCGCCCGCGGAACTGGTGCTGGTGGAGACCGACGCGCCGTTCCTCACCCCCGCCCCCTACCGCGGCCGGCCCAACGCGCCCTACCTCGTCCCGGTGACGCTGCGCGCGATGGCCGAGGTGCGGGGTACCGACGAGGACTCCCTGGCCGCCGCGGTCTACGACAACACGGCTCGCGCGTTCGATTTCTGA
- the rsmI gene encoding 16S rRNA (cytidine(1402)-2'-O)-methyltransferase, which translates to MTGTTGTLVLAGTPIGDVADAPPRLAAELETADVVAAEDTRRLRRLTQALGIHTTGRVVSYFEGNESARTPELVEALAGGARVLLVTDAGMPSVSDPGYRLVAAAVERDIKVTAVPGPSAVLTALALSGLPVDRFCFEGFLPRKTGERLGKLREVAGERRTMVFFEAPHRLDDTLAAMAEVFGEDRRAAVCRELTKTYEEVRRGPLGELAVWAAEGVRGEITVVVEGAADTGGEKPDAAELVRRVRVREEAGERRKEAIAAVAAETGLPKREVFDAVVAAKNAAGKGPAEGKEPV; encoded by the coding sequence GTGACTGGAACGACTGGAACGCTCGTACTGGCAGGGACCCCCATCGGTGACGTGGCGGACGCCCCGCCGAGGCTCGCCGCCGAACTGGAGACGGCCGACGTGGTGGCCGCAGAGGACACCCGGCGGCTGCGCCGGCTCACCCAGGCCCTGGGCATCCACACGACGGGGCGTGTCGTCTCCTACTTCGAGGGCAACGAGTCGGCGCGTACGCCCGAACTCGTCGAGGCGCTGGCCGGCGGGGCGCGGGTCCTGCTGGTCACGGACGCGGGGATGCCGTCCGTCTCCGACCCGGGCTACCGGCTCGTCGCGGCGGCCGTCGAGCGGGACATCAAGGTCACCGCCGTGCCGGGCCCGTCGGCCGTGCTGACCGCGCTGGCCCTGTCCGGCCTGCCCGTGGACCGCTTCTGCTTCGAGGGCTTCCTGCCGCGCAAGACGGGCGAGCGGCTCGGGAAGCTGCGCGAGGTCGCCGGCGAGCGGCGCACGATGGTCTTCTTCGAGGCACCGCACCGGCTGGACGACACCCTGGCCGCGATGGCCGAGGTGTTCGGTGAGGACCGCCGGGCCGCCGTGTGCCGGGAGTTGACCAAGACGTACGAGGAAGTGCGGCGCGGGCCGCTGGGCGAGCTGGCCGTCTGGGCCGCCGAAGGGGTACGGGGCGAGATCACCGTCGTCGTCGAGGGCGCCGCGGACACCGGCGGTGAGAAGCCGGACGCCGCCGAGCTGGTGCGCAGGGTACGGGTGCGCGAGGAGGCGGGCGAGCGGCGCAAGGAGGCCATCGCGGCGGTCGCCGCCGAGACCGGCCTGCCCAAACGCGAGGTCTTCGACGCGGTGGTCGCGGCGAAGAACGCGGCGGGGAAGGGACCGGCCGAAGGCAAAGAACCGGTCTGA
- a CDS encoding ABC-F family ATP-binding cassette domain-containing protein: MAVNLVNVEQVSKVYGTRALLDGVSLGVSEGDRIGVVGRNGDGKTTLIRMLAKLEEADTGRVTHNGGLRLGVLTQHDSLDPEATVRHEVIGDLADHEWAGSAKIRDVLTGLFGGLALPGFEHGLDTVIAPLSGGERRRIALAKLLIAEQDLIVLDEPTNHLDVEGISWLAGHLRARRSALVCVTHDRWFLDQVCTRMWDVQRGAVHEYEGGYSDYVFARAERERIAATEESKRQNLMRKELAWLRRGAPARTSKPRYRIEAANELIADVPPPRDTSELMKFANARLGKTVFDLEDVTVQAGPKTLLTHLTWQLGPGDRIGLVGVNGAGKTSLLRALAEAARSQGDVQPAAGKIVVGKTVKLAYLSQEVVELDPNLRVLQAVQQVRDRVDLGKGREMTAGQLCEQFGFSKEKQWTPVGDLSGGERRRLQILRLLMDEPNVLFLDEPTNDLDIETLTQLEDLLDGWPGSMIVISHDRFFIERTTDRVMALLGDRSLRMLPRGVDEYLERRKRMEEEGASASAAASAAPKAAPASAVSPQAARAAKKELQKVERQLDKMSTRETELHAQIAAHATDFEKVAQLDAELRELVAERDTLEMRWLELAEDA, translated from the coding sequence ATGGCCGTCAATCTGGTCAATGTCGAGCAGGTCAGCAAGGTGTACGGCACCCGTGCCCTGCTCGACGGCGTATCCCTCGGGGTGTCCGAGGGCGACCGGATCGGCGTCGTCGGCCGTAACGGCGACGGCAAGACGACGCTCATCCGGATGCTCGCCAAGCTGGAGGAGGCCGACACCGGGCGCGTCACGCACAACGGCGGCCTGCGCCTGGGCGTCCTCACCCAGCACGATTCGCTGGACCCCGAAGCCACCGTCCGGCACGAGGTCATCGGTGACCTCGCCGACCACGAGTGGGCGGGCAGCGCCAAGATCCGCGACGTGCTCACCGGCCTGTTCGGCGGCCTGGCCCTGCCGGGCTTCGAGCACGGTCTGGACACCGTCATCGCCCCGCTCTCCGGCGGCGAGCGGCGCCGGATCGCCCTGGCGAAGCTCCTCATCGCGGAGCAGGACCTGATCGTCCTCGACGAGCCGACCAACCACCTCGACGTCGAGGGGATCTCCTGGCTGGCCGGGCACCTGCGGGCCCGCAGGTCCGCGCTCGTCTGCGTGACCCACGACCGCTGGTTCCTCGACCAGGTCTGCACCCGCATGTGGGACGTCCAGCGGGGTGCGGTCCACGAGTACGAGGGCGGGTACAGCGACTACGTGTTCGCCCGGGCGGAGCGGGAGCGGATCGCCGCGACCGAGGAGTCCAAGCGGCAGAACCTGATGCGCAAGGAGCTGGCCTGGCTGCGGCGCGGTGCCCCGGCCCGCACGTCCAAGCCGCGCTACCGCATCGAGGCGGCCAACGAGCTGATCGCCGACGTGCCGCCCCCGCGCGACACCAGCGAGCTGATGAAGTTCGCCAACGCCCGGCTCGGCAAGACCGTCTTCGACCTGGAGGACGTGACCGTCCAGGCCGGTCCCAAGACCCTGCTCACGCACCTCACCTGGCAGCTCGGCCCCGGCGACCGCATCGGCCTGGTCGGGGTCAACGGCGCGGGCAAGACCTCGCTGCTGCGGGCACTCGCCGAGGCGGCCCGCAGCCAGGGAGACGTACAGCCCGCCGCCGGGAAGATCGTCGTCGGCAAGACCGTCAAGCTGGCCTACCTCTCGCAGGAGGTGGTGGAGCTCGACCCGAATCTGCGCGTCCTGCAAGCCGTCCAGCAGGTGCGCGACCGGGTCGACCTCGGCAAGGGCCGTGAGATGACCGCCGGTCAGCTCTGCGAGCAGTTCGGCTTCTCCAAGGAGAAGCAGTGGACGCCGGTCGGGGACCTGTCCGGTGGCGAGCGGCGGCGGTTGCAGATCCTGAGGCTGCTGATGGACGAGCCCAACGTCCTGTTCCTCGACGAGCCCACCAACGACCTGGACATCGAGACCCTGACCCAGCTGGAGGACCTCCTCGACGGCTGGCCCGGGTCGATGATCGTCATCTCCCACGACCGGTTCTTCATCGAGCGCACCACGGACCGGGTGATGGCGCTGCTCGGCGACCGGTCGCTGCGGATGCTGCCGCGCGGGGTGGACGAGTACCTGGAGCGCAGGAAACGCATGGAGGAGGAGGGCGCTTCCGCCTCCGCCGCCGCTTCCGCCGCGCCGAAGGCCGCACCGGCGAGCGCGGTGTCGCCGCAGGCGGCGCGGGCGGCCAAGAAGGAGCTCCAGAAGGTGGAGCGGCAGCTCGACAAGATGTCGACGCGGGAGACGGAGCTGCACGCGCAGATCGCCGCACACGCCACCGACTTCGAGAAGGTGGCTCAGCTCGACGCCGAACTGCGCGAACTGGTCGCCGAGCGCGACACGTTGGAGATGCGCTGGCTGGAGCTGGCCGAGGACGCCTGA